The genomic interval AGCACAGTATTTGACAACAGCTTCGCATTTGATATTTTGATCTATATGACTTGACAAATATTTTCAGCTTCCTCGAGACGCAGTACTAGTGAAAACCGAAAGCCCAATTTCACTGCCGACATAAACGTGAAAATGAAATCCGACAAGAAGACATGTTTCATCACCGGAGCCACGTTTTTATACGACGGCAGGCTTGTGCTAGCTGACGACACGAACAAATGCGTTAAATTGTTTGGTCCAGACTTTAAACCTGTGTGCAGTATTATCACCGCTACGTCACCTCGTGACGTCACCACGATTTCCCATCACGAGGTTGCGGCTACTCTTCCTGCAGAAAAGCTAATACAAATGCTGCGAATCGGACCGAAAGAAATTGTGAAGCTTCGGGGACTTCTTCTAGATATCGAATGCTACGGAATAACTTATCATATGCCTGATTTATACGTCACTTCCGGTTGGTCTGCGGAGCGCGAAATTCAAATCATCAACCCGGACGGTGAATTACGCAAGAAAATAAGGCTATCAAAAAGCATATTCAGGTACCCGCTGTATATTTCCATTGATCCTAAAGCGGAAGTGATGTATGTGTCGGATTACCTAAATGGAGTTTTGGTCCTGGATATGACAGGTAAAGTGATAATGCAATGCAAAGATGCAGACAAGGGAAGCTACTACAAAGGAGTTGAGGTGACGGTTCCTGGTCAGGTTTACGCATGTCAGTGGCAGGATAATGGCATTACCCGTGTTCATACGGACGGACGTGGTCTGGAGACGGTTCTTTCCTGGGACAAAATGGACCGCCGGAAACCTCTGGCTATTGCGTATACAAGCAAAACAAAGCGATTGGTCGTGTCATTCTGTGGAGAAAAACGCGATCTCATGAGCATATACAAATTTTATTGATATTGTCGTGTTTTGAActcttttaaaacttaaaataatatctACGGTGAACGCTGTTCATAATCTCATAAAAATTTAGGTAAATGCACTTAATTGTATAAGTTGTCACCAAAACTTTGAATTAGATCGTACGTTCTTTTTTACGATGAATGCCCATATTTCATGTGCCTTATGTATATAGGTAAGGTTTTTACGCCACCAATGTATTTACTCGGTAAATTAATACTATGTGGTAATGTACTGTATTTGTCGCGTGAGTTTTTCTGGAGTTACCTATAGAAATTATGTTATGTCATTATATGACGCTTATCCTGAATTCGGTACTCATTTACCAGTTTGTATCATACATTTTTAGAGTGGTACAATGTTGAGATCCAGGCAATATCAGATTGATTGTACGTATCGGGTACGGGGTCGATTGTATATACTGTAACATCGAGCGTCGTCTGAAATTTAAGTGATCGAGcgaaaacaacaaaatgtttcttattttgacGTGTAGAAACGGCGTTACAACCGTAAAAGATTGGTACGTGGGTGTCAAAAAGTGCAGAAACTTTAACTCTCgctagttctggcttccataactttaaatgtcgctttttatgatttttgactggcgcgactttatagttatggaccaaccccattactttttaggaaagtcaaccagaaattcccgaaaagttgacagttaacaaagaccggtccaaaacagcttttaaatgcagttgttggcccaaatcaaccacttgattggaaagattgacatttttcacatttaactgatatattctttcacaaaaaactatcttaaacatttaaaatgtatctattctgctcatacatatcgagaaaaacagcgatgtgacagactttcttgaaatgcgaatctcccgagatttcatggtcatatgacgttatttctatttttagtaacaaaccatgtgctcaagtgttttcaaattcagaatgacatttcccggtattttaattattctggcttattttgtaaacaaattgtagtgtcaatacaaagtcaaagtaaatattatataaaactacctgattcacactgaaatcagtcttataatcca from Dreissena polymorpha isolate Duluth1 chromosome 1, UMN_Dpol_1.0, whole genome shotgun sequence carries:
- the LOC127865099 gene encoding uncharacterized protein LOC127865099, whose protein sequence is MYRKTIDGILNKLEREAIRRKDEFCKERTDTVNGQIKTCKTAITILDEAYKQVDTTLKESNADMFVNAKTVQNVVNKYSEVLSKIEPSEKEGLRFVPDLNIEKYLGGLEALGEVLVEKYSAVRKDNSPSIASSRRSTSENRKPNFTADINVKMKSDKKTCFITGATFLYDGRLVLADDTNKCVKLFGPDFKPVCSIITATSPRDVTTISHHEVAATLPAEKLIQMLRIGPKEIVKLRGLLLDIECYGITYHMPDLYVTSGWSAEREIQIINPDGELRKKIRLSKSIFRYPLYISIDPKAEVMYVSDYLNGVLVLDMTGKVIMQCKDADKGSYYKGVEVTVPGQVYACQWQDNGITRVHTDGRGLETVLSWDKMDRRKPLAIAYTSKTKRLVVSFCGEKRDLMSIYKFY